The bacterium genomic interval TCCCGCAATGTCCGCCCTGGGCAGGTGCGTGTGCAGAATGTCGGGACGTTCCTCGCGGATCAGGCCGTGGAGAGTCCAGGGACACCTCGGATCGAAGCGCGCACAGTCAAGGTCGCGCACCACAATGCCTGCACGCTCAAACTCCGGTCGCAGCGACCCCGTGTCGGGGACGTGCTCGCGCAGACACGCGACGGTCAGATCCACCCCGGCCGCCTTGTGATGCCGGCACAACGCCAGCAGCGTGACCTCCGCGCCGCCGGCCGCCACAGTGTTGGTGACGTGAAGGATCTTCACGACGCTCCCCTGTGCGGGACCGAAGCGGCGGTCGAGCTCAAGAGGGCCTCGGTGGCGTCCGCCACGCGCGAGACGGTGAAGCGCTCCGCTGCGCGGAGGGCGCCGGCTGCCAGCCGTGCCCGCTCAGCCGGAGAGGAGATCAGGCGCTCAAGCGCCCCTCGGAGGGCATCGGGATCCGAAGGCGGAATCAGCAGCCCGTTCTCTCCGTCTTTTACGGCCTCAGGCACACCGCCCACGGCGGTTGCGATCAGCGGCATCCCGAGCACCATGGCGTCCAGCACCGCGTGGGGCAGGCCCTCCCACGTGGAGTTCAACACAAAGATGTCGCAGGATGCCATGATGCCCAGCGTCTCCTCGCGCGACCTGCGGCCAGCGAAGAACACGCGGTCGGCCGCGCCCGCCTCTATCGCAGCCTGCTCCAGCCGGACCCGGTCCGGACCGTCACCGACCACGACCAGGCCGAGGTCGCGCTGCCCGGCGACCACAGCGATCAACTCGCCGATCCCCTTCCACCTGGTAAGACGGGCCGCCGTAACCAGCGTCAACGGCGTCGAGAGCGGAAGGGTCGCGGGGGCGAGCGTCTCAGGCAGTTCAACCCCGTTGGGTATCACAGCGATCCGGGAGGCCGGGACTCCCCACCGTTCAACCCAGCCGGCCATCCATCGCGAGTGGACGATCACGCGGTCCGCCCGCCGGATCCACCAAGCGCGCAGGCGCCTCAGCGCCTCCACCCTCGCACCATACCTCTGCTGCTGGAATACCTCGAAGGTGTCGTGCACCCGCCCCAACAGGACCGAGCGCTCCCAGGCCAGGTCGCCCACGACCTTCATCACCAGGGGCCGCCGTAGCAGCGCGTTGGCAACCACCGACTCCAGGGCCAGACCGTAGACCAGCAGGACGTCGACCCGGCTGCCCAACTCCAGGATCGCACGGATGGTTCGCAGCCACCGTACGAGTCTGGGCCCGGGTCGGGCAAAGCGCACAACCGAAAACGGGTAGAGCGAATCATCGCCGTCCGCGCGGTCGCTTACTGTCAGAACAGCCACCTGGTGGCCGCGGCGGCAGAGTTCCCCGGCCAGAGGCGGGATCGCCGTGGCGTGCCCGCCTATGTCGGGTGGAAAGACCGGAGTGACTATCAGAATCCTCATCGTCCCTGCAGCATGGCGCGGGCCTGCGACCGCTGCCGCGGTCGGCACGCGCGCCGAACTGCGCCCGCGGTTATGCGCCCCAAGTCTCGCTCAGGACCCTCACCCAGTTGCCGTGGGCGATCTTGCGCAGGTCCTCACCCGAGTATCCGCGGTCTGCGAGCGCCCGCATGAGCTTGGGCAGACCGGCTGCATCCTTCAACTCGGCCGGCATGACCGCGCCGTCCAGGTCAGAGCCCAGGGCGACGCAGTCAACCCCCATCCGCTCGGCCATGTAGTCAATGTGCTCAACCATTCTCGCGATGGGCGTCTCGGCGTTCCGAGCTCCGTCCTCGCGCAGAAAGCCCACGTGAAAGTTGAGACCCACTACACCTCTGCTCTCGCGGATCGCGTCAAGTTGCCGGTCCGTGAGGTTCCGCGGCGACGGCGTCAGCGCGTGGGCATTGGAATGGGTGGCAACCAATGGGGCATCGGTCAGAGCCGCCACGTCCCAGAAGCCCTGCTCGGTAATGTGGGAGAGGTCAATCATCACCCTGCGCCGGTTGAGTTGCCGCACCAGCTCCCTGCCCGCATCGGTGAGCCCGGGGCCGGTGTCGGGCGAATGAGGGAACTTGAACGGCACGCCCTGCGCGAAGCGGTTACGGCGGCTGTGCGTGATGCCGACCGAGCGCAGCCCGGCGGCATAGAACGCCTCAAGCGCGCGTCCCTCTGGATCGAGCGGCTCGGCGCCCTCGAAGTGCAGAAGCATGGCGAAGACGCCTCCCTCGAGGCACTGCTGCAGCTCGGCCGCGCTGCGAACGACCTTCGCCTTCCCGCCCGAGGCCTGCTCGGCCTGCAGCAGCCTTCCGAGCAGGCCGAGCGCGGTAGCCTGCGCGTACTCCAGTGACATCGGCTCCGGCCACGTGCTCTCGTCGCCGTACACACGCATCGAGGTGTTGGTGGATGAGGAGTCCGCCGGAGGCTCCTCCGATACGCCAGGGTCGCGTATGTAGATGGCGAAGAAACCTCCGCCCAGACCGCCCTCATGCGCGCGAGGCAGGTCAATGTGTCCGACTTCAGAACGATCGAAGAACGACCGGTCCGTATCAACTAGACTAAGAATCGTGTCGTTGTGACCGTCGAAAATCAGCGGGAATCCCATCGTTGTCTCAGTCACGCCGTAACTCCCCTTCCGGCACGCATTGGCCACAGATGTTTGGGTCTTTGCCGTGGTCCCGCTGCAGTCCTGCCGCTCGACGAGTTCCTGCGCGAATAGCAGGAGCAGTGTCGGCGATGGGGAAGGGATACGCAGCGACGGATTCCGTCCCGATGGAGGAGATCACTGTGCGGTTGCGTGGAAAGAGTGCTGTGGTGGCTTTGGTGGTGGTGGTGGCCGCGGTTGCGGCGGTTGCGTTGGTGGCTTCGAGGGGCATCCTCGCGGCGCCGGTTGCCCTGCCGCCCGAGATATACAGAGTAGTACCGGCGCCGGAGAGCAGGGCCTGCCCTACCCCGGAGATCGCCGTGGGCCTGCGGCTGACCGACGCGATGCGGCAATATGGTAGTCTTGACGTGAAGTTGGTGACGTTGAAGCTCGACGGCACGGACATCACGGCAAGTGCACAGGCGAGCGGGACGAAGGATTTCCCTCAGAGCATGGCCACCCTTACCTACAAGCCCACGGCCCCGCTGGCGCTGGGCTGGCATCAGGCTTCGTTCACCTTCCCCTCGAGCAAGGGGCCCGTGACCTACGAGTGGAAGTTCCGTGTTGCGGAGATCGCGTGTCGCTAGACGACGTCGCGCCGTTCTCGACCACCTCTATAGTAGCTCCCCGACTTGTGTCGCCCGCCATCGGCCGAGCGAAGTCCAGTGCCCAGTGGAGGATCCTCCGCGCACCGGGGGTCCAGACTACTTGCCGGCCCTAAGCTGCCATCTACGCCTAAGTGCCTCGGCGACCTCGTTTTGTGGATGATGGAGTGACGTCCTCCAGGCGCAGTCGTCTGGCAGGCGGTCCAGCGGCTCTCCGACTGTCTGTTGGCTTCCATGAGAATCGCCCCTCAGGCTGGTTCAGGGAGTCACGCACCTGGGTCAGACGGTTGGCGGCGGCGGCGGTTTCCGTTCTCATCGTACTGGTGGCGGATGAAGTGCCCCAGCGGATCGGTAACCCGTGTGACCAGCCTGCGGGTGTCGTACTCGGTGGTCCCTGTGCGGCCACCTCCGTCGGTCCTGATGACCTGGTTATCGAAGGCATCGTAGCCGAAGGTGTTGTAGACGTACTGGACCAGGGACTCATCCGCTGTGTCGGTGGCCTTGCGGACGTGGGTCGGGTTGAGGATCCCGACAGTACTGCAGGCGATCGCCAGCCTGGACGTGCGTCGAGGCGACTAGCCGAAAAGAGCCTGCAGAAGGGAAGTTCTGTCGATTTCGAGGTAGCTGGCAATATCCTTCAGAATTCCGCTCAGAGTACCGGTCTTCAGCGGAGCGTAACGAGGAATCGTGATGTGGTGCGACGAGCCTTTCAGGGTTGAGGTCAAGCGAAGATGACTGCCGGTCTGACGCGTGACCTCCTAGCCGTATCGGCGGAGCACCTGGGCGAGGTCGTCGCCACCGAGGTCGCGCGGGACCTTCATGCCGGGATGAGCTCGTCCCGGACCAGGTGGAGCCGAATGACGCGGGGTCGGTCCTCCTCAGAGAAGTGACAGCGGACGGCATCCCGCACCGCGTCCTTCAGCGCCTCCACAGTCTCGGCCTCGGTGAAGATCGAGGCGCCGAGGGCTCTGGCCTCATAGCCGCCGTCGGCGGATTCCTCAATGAGGAAGATGATCTCGCTCACGACATCCCCTCCGCTTTGCGCCCGTAGCATAACATAGGATAGGCCGCAACGGCGCGCATTACATGCCTGCGGCAAAACTGCAACGACGCCATTCGACAGCGGCACATTCTCAGCGGGCAAAGTGGTGAGCGCATTTCATTTGGTGAACAGAGAGCGCGGGGGCCGAGACTGGCGAGATACCCTACAAGTAGCAGCGCCACAGCTGGGACCGTAATCCCCGTGATTATCTCTCACTTCCTGGTGTGATCGGTCTCTGTCCGACGTTCCCTGATGAACTCTATGACCTGCGCGCGGGTCGGAATCGGCTCCACTGCCCCGAGTCCCATCGCGGTGAGAGCACCGGCCGTGTTCGCGACGCGCGCGGCCTCCCCCACGCCTGCACCTTCCAGCCACGAAGCGACGAAAGCGCCGGCGAACGCGTCTCCCGCTCCGCTCGCGTCGACTACATCCACCGACCACGCCGCCAGAACAAAGCGAGCCCTCTCTGCGGTGGCGACCAAGCAGCCTTTTGCTCCGCGCTTGAGCACGACCGTCCGCGGCCCGAAACTTAGGACGTGCTCGACCACAATTTCTGGATCGACACCAGGATAGAGGTGAGCGATATCCTCCTCGCTGACGAAGACCAGGTGCGCACGGGCGAAAGTACGCTCGACCACCGGACGGGCCACCTTGAGCGGCCATAGCCTCGGCCGCACGTTTGCGTCATAGCTGATCGTGCGGCCCGCGCGCTCAGCGATGTCGAGCGCCGTCTCCACCGCCTCCCGCGCAGTTTCGGAGATGGCCTGAGTGATCCCCGAAGTGTGAAACACCTTAGCGCCAGCGATGTAGACCTCGTCGAGATCCCCCGGGGCTAGCCGCGAGGCCGCCGACGCCGACCGATAGTACGTGAAGTCGTGGCTCCCCTTGTCGCGGATCGAGATGAAGTACACGCCCGTGATGCCCTCGGACTCAACAATCACCCGGCTGTAGTCCACCCCCTCCCGCTCCCAGAGGGCAAGAAAAGCGTGGCCGAACTCGTCCCCGCCCACGCGGGTCACATAGCCGGACGACGCGCCCATCCGCGCAGCCGCCACGATGAAGTTGGCGGTATCCCCGCCGAAGCCCCTACGGAACGTACGCACCTCTCCCAGGCGACCGCACTGCTCGGCCGCGAATTCCGCCATCGGCTCCCCGAGGGCGATGATCTCAGGCAATCCCTTAGATGCGGGCAAGCTCCTCCACCGCTCTGCGGATCGACCCTAGCTTATGGATCGCGTCGGTCATCCGCCGCTCTGTCTCCTCGATCTGACGGGCAGTATCCAGCACATCCGCGGCGTGCCCCCTCGGGACGACGACGACCCCGTCGGCGTCACCTATGCTGATGTCGCCCGGATGAACTAGC includes:
- a CDS encoding glycosyltransferase family 4 protein, translating into MRILIVTPVFPPDIGGHATAIPPLAGELCRRGHQVAVLTVSDRADGDDSLYPFSVVRFARPGPRLVRWLRTIRAILELGSRVDVLLVYGLALESVVANALLRRPLVMKVVGDLAWERSVLLGRVHDTFEVFQQQRYGARVEALRRLRAWWIRRADRVIVHSRWMAGWVERWGVPASRIAVIPNGVELPETLAPATLPLSTPLTLVTAARLTRWKGIGELIAVVAGQRDLGLVVVGDGPDRVRLEQAAIEAGAADRVFFAGRRSREETLGIMASCDIFVLNSTWEGLPHAVLDAMVLGMPLIATAVGGVPEAVKDGENGLLIPPSDPDALRGALERLISSPAERARLAAGALRAAERFTVSRVADATEALLSSTAASVPHRGAS
- a CDS encoding dipeptidase, translated to MTETTMGFPLIFDGHNDTILSLVDTDRSFFDRSEVGHIDLPRAHEGGLGGGFFAIYIRDPGVSEEPPADSSSTNTSMRVYGDESTWPEPMSLEYAQATALGLLGRLLQAEQASGGKAKVVRSAAELQQCLEGGVFAMLLHFEGAEPLDPEGRALEAFYAAGLRSVGITHSRRNRFAQGVPFKFPHSPDTGPGLTDAGRELVRQLNRRRVMIDLSHITEQGFWDVAALTDAPLVATHSNAHALTPSPRNLTDRQLDAIRESRGVVGLNFHVGFLREDGARNAETPIARMVEHIDYMAERMGVDCVALGSDLDGAVMPAELKDAAGLPKLMRALADRGYSGEDLRKIAHGNWVRVLSETWGA
- a CDS encoding 2-oxoisovalerate dehydrogenase gives rise to the protein MLRAQSGGDVVSEIIFLIEESADGGYEARALGASIFTEAETVEALKDAVRDAVRCHFSEEDRPRVIRLHLVRDELIPA
- a CDS encoding sugar kinase — protein: MPASKGLPEIIALGEPMAEFAAEQCGRLGEVRTFRRGFGGDTANFIVAAARMGASSGYVTRVGGDEFGHAFLALWEREGVDYSRVIVESEGITGVYFISIRDKGSHDFTYYRSASAASRLAPGDLDEVYIAGAKVFHTSGITQAISETAREAVETALDIAERAGRTISYDANVRPRLWPLKVARPVVERTFARAHLVFVSEEDIAHLYPGVDPEIVVEHVLSFGPRTVVLKRGAKGCLVATAERARFVLAAWSVDVVDASGAGDAFAGAFVASWLEGAGVGEAARVANTAGALTAMGLGAVEPIPTRAQVIEFIRERRTETDHTRK